The Blautia hydrogenotrophica DSM 10507 genome window below encodes:
- a CDS encoding sugar ABC transporter ATP-binding protein, with the protein MNNELALEMKHITKKFGSVRVLDQVNFDLRAGKTHALVGANGAGKSTLMKIIDGIYVGYEGEVLIRGKKVKFKDPMDAQSAGIAMIHQELDLVVNLDVASNIYMGREMTSGRIGHILKRKEMQKETQKFLDNLGFDLRADEITGDLSPAQQQLVLIARCVAMDASIIIMDEPTSSLSFKETEELFRVIDRLKKLGKSIIYISHFLEEVFRVSDRITVLRDGQKINTLNSEECSVQRIVDLMVGENKNIEKKFYRNMIFGQTVLEVKNYTGYGTAVQNISFAVGKGEVVGIAGVVGSGRTELVRTIFGADRKREGELLLHGSKISVKSPAEAVRLGIVLVPEDRKAEGIIRKRSVGDNLVVAAYKLCSKLGIIQYEKLRQRAANMMDYMHVVARGQEQEIETLSGGNQQKIVIGKWLTISPEVLIMDQPTRGIDVGAKDEIYELINQLAEEGTAILLISDELEELINLSDRILVMKKGQFVEEFDNSKRSVVKTQLLEAMVG; encoded by the coding sequence TTGAACAATGAGCTAGCATTGGAGATGAAGCACATCACAAAAAAATTTGGCAGTGTTCGGGTTTTGGACCAGGTGAATTTTGATCTTCGAGCAGGAAAAACACATGCTTTGGTGGGGGCGAATGGAGCTGGAAAATCCACGTTAATGAAGATTATTGACGGAATCTATGTGGGGTATGAAGGAGAAGTCCTGATCAGAGGGAAAAAGGTAAAATTCAAAGATCCCATGGATGCGCAGAGTGCCGGAATTGCCATGATTCATCAGGAATTAGATCTTGTAGTCAATCTGGACGTGGCCAGTAATATCTATATGGGACGCGAAATGACGTCTGGCAGGATTGGACATATTCTGAAACGAAAAGAAATGCAAAAAGAAACTCAGAAGTTTTTGGATAATTTGGGTTTTGATCTTCGGGCAGATGAGATTACAGGAGATTTATCGCCTGCTCAGCAGCAGCTGGTATTAATAGCGAGATGTGTTGCGATGGATGCTTCGATCATTATTATGGATGAACCAACCTCTTCCCTTTCGTTTAAAGAAACAGAAGAATTGTTTCGAGTGATTGATCGTTTGAAAAAGTTGGGGAAAAGTATTATATACATCTCCCATTTTCTAGAAGAAGTTTTTCGTGTGTCAGACAGAATCACAGTATTAAGAGACGGACAGAAGATCAATACACTTAATTCAGAGGAATGTAGTGTTCAAAGAATTGTAGATTTGATGGTAGGGGAAAACAAAAATATTGAGAAGAAATTTTATCGAAATATGATTTTTGGACAAACGGTTTTGGAGGTGAAAAATTATACGGGTTATGGGACTGCGGTCCAGAATATCTCGTTTGCTGTGGGTAAAGGGGAGGTTGTGGGGATTGCAGGCGTGGTAGGATCCGGAAGGACGGAATTAGTTCGAACAATTTTCGGGGCAGATCGAAAAAGAGAAGGAGAGCTTTTGCTGCACGGCAGTAAGATTTCCGTAAAAAGTCCGGCGGAGGCAGTGAGACTGGGGATTGTGCTAGTTCCGGAAGACCGGAAAGCAGAAGGTATTATAAGGAAAAGGAGTGTAGGGGATAACCTGGTGGTAGCAGCATACAAATTGTGTTCGAAGTTGGGAATCATTCAATATGAAAAACTTCGTCAGAGGGCGGCAAACATGATGGACTATATGCATGTAGTTGCAAGGGGACAAGAACAGGAGATCGAGACTTTGAGCGGCGGTAATCAACAGAAAATAGTTATTGGAAAATGGCTGACGATCTCTCCGGAAGTTTTGATTATGGATCAGCCCACACGGGGCATTGATGTAGGGGCAAAAGATGAAATTTATGAACTGATTAATCAGCTGGCAGAGGAAGGAACGGCTATCCTTCTGATCTCAGATGAACTGGAAGAGCTAATAAATTTGAGCGATCGGATTTTAGTTATGAAAAAAGGACAATTTGTAGAAGAATTTGATAATTCAAAGAGAAGTGTGGTAAAAACTCAATTACTTGAGGCGATGGTAGGATGA
- a CDS encoding GntR family transcriptional regulator, with amino-acid sequence MLISDSVNKQMFDILKRMILEQQIKAGERIDCKAIANKYNTSVMPVRNALQQLTVQGLVVTKQRVGYYVRKFSEKDLIEINDTRAMYEVYCLNKYFSRIDKTNIRNLYNHFADTEYDDLSKMIPLDQELHKTMVTISENSFLIKQYEDMNCLFSLGNYTGNAYAEVAKKEHMDILHYILEESKEKAVEALVYHLNRVEEEIKFFHLNSADSK; translated from the coding sequence TTGCTTATATCTGATAGTGTTAACAAGCAAATGTTTGACATTCTTAAAAGGATGATACTCGAACAACAAATTAAAGCTGGTGAGCGAATCGATTGTAAAGCAATCGCTAATAAATACAATACCAGTGTTATGCCTGTTCGAAATGCACTGCAGCAGCTTACTGTTCAGGGGCTTGTCGTCACAAAACAGCGTGTGGGGTATTATGTACGAAAATTTTCAGAGAAAGATTTAATCGAAATCAACGATACACGCGCAATGTATGAAGTTTATTGCTTAAATAAATATTTCAGCCGAATTGATAAGACAAACATAAGAAATCTGTACAATCATTTCGCTGATACAGAATACGATGATTTGTCCAAAATGATTCCTCTTGATCAGGAACTGCATAAAACAATGGTCACCATTTCGGAAAATTCATTTCTTATCAAACAATACGAAGATATGAATTGCCTTTTCAGCCTTGGTAATTATACCGGAAATGCTTATGCGGAAGTCGCCAAAAAAGAACATATGGATATCCTGCACTATATCCTGGAAGAATCAAAAGAAAAAGCTGTAGAGGCCCTGGTCTATCATTTGAATCGAGTGGAAGAAGAAATAAAATTCTTTCATTTAAATTCAGCAGACTCCAAGTAG
- a CDS encoding MATE family efflux transporter, with protein sequence MSRKTKKTDLLGVVPIKMALLAMGVPTMVGMLINVLYNLADAYFVGNLGTEQMGAISIAFPLGQAIVGLGLLFGSGAASYISRLLGNGEREKAGRVASTALYGSIFVGILVIASVLAFLPSVLKCLGATETILPYAVDYSRIYVAMSVFNVFNVMMNSIVTSEGSAKMTMFALLAGAVFNVVLDPIFIYSFHLGVTGAAVATGISQIFTSLIYVNYILQKKSLFTFSIKECDFSKKIAAEIFKIGVPTMVFQLLTSLASVLINMQSREFGDSVIAGMGAATRIISMGSLMVFGFMKGFQPIAGYSYGAGDYSRLREAVRTAILWSTVFCVAFGALLVIFPAVIVSCFTAGDMEMIHVGSCALRANGISFLLFGFYTVYSSLYLALGRAGKGFVLGACRQGICFIPLIFVLPVFMGENGILYAQPVADVLAAGVALFAAIEFRKDLNYRWKEGREKNRK encoded by the coding sequence ATGAGTAGAAAAACTAAAAAAACAGATTTATTGGGAGTGGTGCCGATCAAGATGGCACTTTTAGCCATGGGAGTGCCGACAATGGTCGGTATGCTAATTAACGTTCTGTATAATTTAGCAGATGCGTATTTTGTCGGGAATCTCGGCACCGAGCAGATGGGGGCAATTTCGATTGCATTTCCACTGGGACAGGCGATTGTGGGGCTGGGATTGTTGTTCGGGAGCGGAGCGGCTTCCTATATTTCCAGGCTATTGGGAAACGGGGAGAGGGAGAAGGCAGGAAGAGTCGCCAGCACCGCTCTGTATGGAAGCATTTTTGTAGGAATCCTAGTAATAGCGAGTGTTTTGGCCTTTTTGCCTTCTGTATTGAAATGCTTGGGTGCGACGGAGACAATACTCCCGTATGCGGTGGACTATTCTAGGATTTATGTGGCAATGTCAGTGTTTAATGTGTTTAATGTCATGATGAACAGTATTGTGACCAGTGAAGGTTCTGCGAAGATGACTATGTTCGCGCTGCTGGCTGGGGCAGTATTCAACGTAGTTTTAGATCCAATTTTTATTTATTCTTTTCATCTGGGGGTAACCGGAGCTGCCGTGGCCACTGGGATTTCACAGATTTTCACTTCTTTGATCTATGTGAATTATATACTCCAAAAGAAGAGTCTCTTCACTTTCAGCATTAAAGAGTGTGATTTCTCAAAGAAAATTGCGGCAGAAATCTTTAAAATAGGGGTTCCGACTATGGTCTTTCAGTTACTGACAAGCTTGGCTTCTGTACTGATTAATATGCAGTCCCGGGAATTTGGTGATTCTGTGATCGCTGGTATGGGCGCAGCCACTAGAATCATTTCCATGGGGAGTTTGATGGTGTTTGGTTTTATGAAAGGGTTCCAACCAATCGCAGGATACAGTTATGGGGCAGGAGACTATTCTCGGCTGAGGGAAGCTGTGAGAACAGCGATTTTGTGGTCAACGGTGTTTTGCGTGGCTTTCGGGGCATTATTGGTGATTTTTCCGGCAGTGATTGTCTCCTGCTTTACAGCAGGGGATATGGAAATGATTCACGTGGGAAGCTGTGCACTCCGGGCAAATGGTATTTCGTTCTTGCTGTTTGGTTTTTATACGGTGTATTCCTCACTTTATTTAGCACTGGGGAGAGCTGGGAAAGGGTTTGTGTTGGGGGCGTGCAGGCAGGGGATTTGTTTCATTCCTTTGATTTTTGTACTCCCGGTGTTTATGGGGGAAAATGGAATTCTGTATGCACAGCCTGTGGCGGATGTGCTCGCGGCAGGAGTTGCCTTGTTTGCGGCAATTGAATTTCGAAAGGATCTGAATTATAGATGGAAAGAGGGGAGGGAGAAGAATAGAAAATAA
- a CDS encoding ABC transporter permease — protein sequence MRESIAISSKKLKSSDKKAITMLLIMIVMIVISMIISPTFRSTTNLLNILNQNAIYGVMAFGMGVCILTGAIDLSAGSVAALAGVVATPLFRDYGLAAGLIGGLGIGALIGLVNGVLVMKVKVTYFVTTLGMMSVARGAVFIITNGIPIQGVPREYNVIGMGKIAGSIPTAALIWFLCGIAMYLILKFTRFGQQIYAVGGSERAAWLSGVNTDRIRIAAFTICGFFSALGGLLLNTRVLMATSDAADGYELTVIAACIIGGISMDGGEGNILSTIVGTIIMGLILNMLQLLGISSFWTDAVTGAIIIGAVAIDSLSSKKRE from the coding sequence ATGCGGGAAAGTATAGCAATATCAAGTAAGAAGTTGAAATCATCAGACAAAAAAGCGATCACCATGTTATTGATTATGATTGTTATGATTGTGATCAGCATGATTATCTCCCCTACCTTTCGTTCAACCACAAATTTGCTAAATATTCTGAATCAGAATGCAATTTATGGTGTCATGGCTTTCGGGATGGGCGTATGTATTCTTACAGGTGCCATTGATTTGTCAGCAGGATCTGTTGCAGCTCTCGCCGGTGTGGTGGCGACACCTTTGTTTCGGGACTATGGATTGGCGGCAGGACTCATCGGAGGTTTAGGAATTGGAGCTTTGATAGGATTGGTTAACGGAGTTCTGGTGATGAAAGTGAAGGTTACATATTTTGTGACTACTTTAGGAATGATGTCAGTGGCGCGCGGAGCAGTTTTTATTATTACCAACGGGATACCTATTCAAGGTGTCCCGAGGGAATACAATGTTATAGGTATGGGAAAGATTGCGGGTTCGATTCCTACAGCGGCTCTGATTTGGTTTTTATGTGGAATTGCGATGTATTTAATTTTAAAATTCACGCGGTTTGGACAGCAGATTTACGCTGTAGGAGGTAGTGAGCGGGCTGCCTGGCTGTCTGGAGTGAACACAGACCGGATACGTATAGCCGCTTTTACAATCTGTGGTTTTTTCAGCGCACTGGGAGGTCTTTTATTGAATACGCGTGTGTTGATGGCAACTTCGGATGCTGCTGACGGATATGAGCTTACTGTGATTGCAGCTTGCATTATAGGGGGAATTTCCATGGATGGAGGCGAAGGAAATATCCTGAGTACAATAGTGGGAACCATCATTATGGGACTGATACTGAATATGCTGCAACTGTTGGGAATATCTAGTTTTTGGACAGATGCAGTTACGGGAGCTATTATTATCGGTGCCGTAGCCATCGACAGTCTTTCCAGTAAGAAACGAGAGTAG
- a CDS encoding amidohydrolase family protein gives MITLNNRKYEVIDAHAHVWKEFKGERFGDTPVEKIGNGRVRQNGEEFQFIPPEYQDYNVHLEVLQGYMDIAGVDRAVILQNPCYGDQRDYVSNIVRKSPAKFRGFGMLDPRKIDSVSEEIDTLIQNYHCIGIKMEIPDVPFVMDAPEYDFLWRKLLENDAIAAIDLGWGNGPYDFNIDRMRNVVKRYPDLKLMLCHLGVSRLWDLEQEYPYPQLQRTLSLLEINTENLYFDIAGMPVFDHSDEYPFDRPQKILKTVKETVGMDRIMWGSDFPTVMLQCTYSQSLEYITRHCDFLTEDDFEKLLGKNARRFLFRE, from the coding sequence ATGATCACCTTAAATAACAGAAAATATGAAGTTATTGATGCCCATGCGCATGTATGGAAAGAGTTTAAAGGAGAACGTTTTGGAGATACGCCAGTTGAAAAAATTGGAAATGGACGTGTACGACAAAATGGTGAAGAATTTCAGTTTATACCGCCTGAATATCAAGATTACAATGTGCATTTAGAGGTTTTGCAAGGCTATATGGACATCGCAGGTGTCGACAGAGCCGTTATTCTGCAGAATCCCTGTTATGGAGATCAAAGAGACTACGTAAGCAATATAGTCAGAAAATCTCCTGCAAAATTCCGTGGTTTCGGAATGCTGGATCCCCGAAAAATCGATTCCGTTTCCGAAGAAATTGACACCTTAATTCAGAATTATCATTGCATTGGAATCAAAATGGAAATCCCAGACGTTCCCTTTGTCATGGATGCGCCTGAATACGATTTTCTATGGAGAAAACTTCTCGAAAATGATGCCATTGCCGCTATTGACCTGGGATGGGGAAATGGTCCCTACGATTTCAACATTGATCGAATGCGAAACGTCGTAAAGAGATATCCAGATCTAAAATTAATGCTTTGCCATCTTGGGGTTTCCAGGCTTTGGGATCTGGAACAGGAATACCCATATCCCCAGCTACAGAGAACACTTTCACTCCTTGAGATCAATACTGAGAATCTGTACTTTGATATCGCCGGAATGCCTGTGTTCGATCACAGTGATGAATATCCTTTCGATCGGCCCCAGAAAATTTTAAAAACAGTAAAAGAAACTGTAGGTATGGACCGCATCATGTGGGGAAGTGATTTTCCGACGGTGATGCTCCAGTGCACGTATTCTCAATCTCTGGAATACATCACACGTCACTGTGATTTTCTCACAGAAGATGATTTTGAAAAGCTTCTCGGAAAAAATGCTCGGAGATTTCTCTTCCGCGAGTAA
- a CDS encoding sugar ABC transporter substrate-binding protein has translation MKKKISLILAIVLAGSLLAGCGSSRTENEGTQEDTAKETENTDSKENTVSEGDSFLIGVASPNNKVPYFSKLVEGMTDLQEELNVELDVQDAQDDTNTQINQIQTFIAEGCDLIIMMPVQLESLIPIAMECNEAEIPIMTVDRKLSASDPKDVGVDLITHVGCDDVEGGRKQGELVHQLLGDEGSIALIQGTLGASSQVLRQQGLEEYLSENAPGIEIVAAQNSDQDQSQAITVTQNFLTRFAKGEIDAIVAQDPYSALGAVDAIKSASRDELLGTVIGYDLPSEVLDSIKAKDMYGSTLQAPYDMGALTLQVAYQCLTEGSEEIEANTYTEIPVVYIENAREYDPAW, from the coding sequence ATGAAGAAAAAAATATCTCTGATTTTGGCCATTGTACTTGCAGGAAGTTTGTTAGCGGGATGTGGTTCGTCGAGAACGGAAAATGAAGGAACTCAGGAAGACACTGCAAAAGAGACAGAAAACACGGACAGCAAAGAAAATACAGTATCGGAAGGAGACTCTTTTCTCATAGGCGTGGCATCGCCCAATAATAAAGTCCCGTATTTTTCGAAACTGGTAGAGGGAATGACCGATCTGCAGGAAGAATTAAATGTAGAATTGGATGTTCAGGATGCACAGGATGACACAAATACACAGATTAATCAGATACAGACATTTATTGCAGAAGGATGTGATTTGATTATCATGATGCCGGTACAATTGGAGTCTTTGATTCCCATTGCTATGGAGTGTAATGAGGCTGAGATTCCTATTATGACTGTGGATCGAAAATTATCTGCATCCGATCCCAAGGATGTGGGAGTCGATTTGATCACACATGTGGGGTGTGATGATGTGGAAGGTGGGCGTAAACAAGGAGAACTGGTTCATCAGCTTTTGGGAGATGAAGGGTCAATTGCATTGATTCAAGGAACCCTAGGTGCTTCTTCGCAGGTTCTGCGCCAGCAGGGCCTTGAGGAGTATCTAAGTGAAAATGCACCAGGTATTGAAATTGTAGCTGCACAGAATTCAGATCAGGATCAATCTCAGGCAATTACAGTTACCCAGAATTTCCTGACACGTTTTGCAAAGGGCGAGATCGATGCCATTGTGGCACAGGACCCATACTCAGCACTTGGAGCAGTCGATGCTATAAAATCAGCTTCTAGAGATGAGCTTCTCGGGACGGTAATTGGATATGATCTTCCCAGTGAAGTGTTGGATTCCATCAAGGCAAAAGATATGTATGGTTCTACACTGCAGGCTCCATATGATATGGGAGCATTGACTTTACAGGTGGCATATCAGTGTCTGACAGAAGGCAGTGAAGAGATTGAAGCCAATACCTATACAGAAATACCTGTGGTCTACATTGAAAACGCAAGGGAATATGATCCAGCTTGGTGA
- a CDS encoding aspartate aminotransferase family protein, producing the protein MSKKFSMIPVDVEPVETKYRRIQTQIPTPEAAKYFELAEKYEPVSMQGQPPILWDHAKGVNVYDREGNCWLDFSSGVVVANSGHCNSKVQEAIIETAENGLLHSYCFLTKQRGELEAYISNMVPIPDNRVFLLSTGAETTECAVKLARTYGIQKGGKEKITIIGFQNAFHGRTLGSQMAGGSEGGKEWIVNKDADMQQVPFPNAFLYDWADEENPLYSDEACFDEFLNALKVRGIKPNQIAGIMTETFQGGWVQLMPKGFVKKLREFCTEHDILLIFDEVQAGFGRTGKLFGFLHYEVTPDLICCGKGISSSLPLSCVIGRSDVMNLYGPNEMTSTHSGNPVCSAAALANLHYIVEQDLAGNAKKMGNLCERLLRELQRKHEDVIGRVNGVGLVWGIIFTKTKTKQMDCDFAHDVVEAAFRKGLLFFAPVGSGATIKVCPPLIIEEEALREGISVLDEAIQCAKDSRK; encoded by the coding sequence ATGTCTAAAAAGTTTTCAATGATTCCAGTGGATGTTGAGCCTGTAGAGACCAAGTACCGCAGAATTCAAACACAAATTCCCACACCGGAAGCAGCGAAGTATTTTGAGCTGGCAGAGAAATACGAACCCGTTTCTATGCAAGGGCAACCCCCGATTCTATGGGATCATGCCAAGGGGGTGAATGTGTATGACAGAGAAGGAAATTGCTGGCTTGACTTTTCTTCCGGGGTGGTAGTGGCAAATTCCGGACACTGTAATTCAAAAGTTCAGGAGGCGATCATAGAGACAGCGGAGAATGGTCTTTTACATTCTTATTGTTTTTTGACGAAGCAGAGAGGAGAACTAGAAGCATACATATCAAATATGGTACCAATACCAGATAATCGGGTTTTTCTTTTGAGTACTGGGGCAGAAACTACAGAGTGTGCAGTAAAACTGGCCAGAACATATGGGATTCAGAAAGGGGGAAAAGAGAAGATAACCATTATTGGGTTCCAGAATGCTTTCCATGGGAGAACGTTAGGTTCCCAGATGGCTGGTGGCTCAGAAGGCGGGAAGGAATGGATTGTGAATAAAGATGCGGATATGCAGCAGGTTCCCTTTCCTAATGCTTTTCTGTATGACTGGGCGGACGAGGAGAATCCGCTGTATTCAGATGAAGCGTGTTTTGATGAGTTTTTAAATGCTTTGAAGGTGCGGGGCATAAAACCGAATCAAATTGCGGGTATTATGACTGAGACATTTCAAGGAGGCTGGGTTCAGTTGATGCCAAAAGGGTTTGTCAAGAAGTTGAGAGAGTTTTGTACGGAACATGACATTCTGTTGATTTTTGATGAAGTGCAGGCAGGTTTTGGGCGTACAGGAAAACTTTTTGGATTTCTGCACTATGAGGTGACTCCAGATTTGATTTGTTGCGGGAAAGGGATTAGCAGTTCTCTTCCATTGTCATGTGTTATAGGAAGAAGTGATGTGATGAATCTGTATGGGCCAAATGAGATGACCAGTACCCATTCGGGAAATCCCGTCTGTTCCGCAGCAGCATTGGCAAATCTCCATTATATTGTCGAACAGGATTTAGCCGGAAATGCAAAGAAAATGGGGAATCTTTGTGAAAGGCTTTTGCGAGAATTGCAGAGGAAACATGAAGATGTCATTGGACGTGTAAATGGCGTAGGTCTAGTCTGGGGCATCATATTTACGAAAACAAAGACAAAACAGATGGATTGTGATTTTGCGCATGATGTGGTGGAAGCGGCATTCAGAAAAGGACTCCTATTTTTTGCACCAGTAGGAAGTGGAGCGACAATTAAGGTGTGTCCACCGTTAATCATAGAAGAGGAAGCTTTGAGAGAAGGAATTTCCGTGTTAGATGAAGCGATTCAGTGTGCAAAGGATAGTCGAAAATAA